The Synergistaceae bacterium DZ-S4 genome contains a region encoding:
- a CDS encoding transposase: MRHEKYDRTEYNGEMKKKNTYNPEFKSKVVLELLSGQHTLNELAEKYQISPATLSSWHKQFQEHAAEVFRRGATDSVRKLEAKEDEITVLQQKVGQLTIECDWLKKKYNEIFGPEGAPKTRFTKKQKTDG, translated from the coding sequence ATGGTGAGATGAAGAAGAAAAATACCTATAACCCAGAATTCAAATCGAAGGTCGTACTGGAATTGCTCAGCGGACAGCACACGCTTAATGAACTTGCCGAAAAGTATCAAATATCACCAGCGACCTTGAGCAGCTGGCACAAGCAGTTTCAAGAGCATGCGGCTGAAGTTTTCAGGCGAGGTGCAACGGACAGTGTCCGGAAACTTGAGGCCAAAGAAGATGAAATCACAGTCCTGCAGCAGAAGGTTGGCCAGCTCACGATCGAGTGTGACTGGCTCAAAAAAAAATATAACGAAATATTTGGTCCCGAAGGAGCGCCTAAAACTCGTTTCACAAAAAAACAAAAAACTGACGGTTAA